Below is a window of Blastopirellula marina DNA.
TCGGCGGCGGCCTTGGGCCGAAGCTTGTTTAAGCGACTTTGGTGGTCGAGCTTTAAAGCGTGCCGTCACCTCCTGAGGTAGCAACATATAGGCTCTTGGCCATCTCGAACAACTTGTTGTAGGTGCTCTCGTTGCCCGGTTCTGGGGGGGCGAATTCAACGCCGTTGCGAACCATATAAGAAAGCAGTGCCGTTAAGTTCTTTCCGTCAACGGCCGGATTGTAGCTATTCATGATCAATGCGCCGTCTGCCTTGCCGACTTGTTTCAAACGACGTGCCGCGTGCGAAAGACTTTGCAAATGAGCTTCCGATTCGCGGTAGACGTAATAATCTTGGACCCCTTTGCGGGCCATCTCTTGTCCGTCAACTTCGGCGAAAAACTTGTTCGCTAACGCCAGAATTGAATTTTCCAGATTGGCGGTCAATTCGTTACTGATTTCCGTCTGCTGCGAGGCCGCTTGACGAATGGCCGTTAGGTTCGCTTCGATCTCTTCTCGTTCGCTCTTAAAGCGTTCGTCTCGAAGCAGCTGCGGCCACCACTGGAAAGTGCTTAGCTGACCTGTATCGGCACGGAACGTTCCCGTTTCACCACGGACATTGGTGAGTTTCAAGTTGATATTGGCCAGATCATCTTGTGATAGTTGCAGTCGCGACATCAAGTCGGCGATTTCATAGTCGTCATTGAGATAGGCGAACGAGAGAACACTTGACCGAAGGGCTTCCTTCATTGTGTTTAGGGCGTTGCCGTTGGTGATACCTTCGCCGGTCAGATCCGGGTGGTCGACCAATCGACGGAGGGCACGTGCTTTTTGTTTGTCCGCTTCGTCGAGGTGGTCTTTCAATACTTTGGCGTCACGCAACTCACGACGCTTGAAGTAAATGTCGACCGTTTTCAGAGCGTTATCGAGTTCCTTGTCGTAGGCCTCCGCAGCGATCGCCCGAGCTGTCTGGTAGTCGACAGCCGCTTCCCCTTGGGCACGAATCAACTCGGCCTGACCGAATACCAAACCAACTTCCATGTGCGGTGACAGCGAGTAAACAAACGGTCGTTGATTGTCGTCATTAATGACCACTTGCGCTACCGCTAGTTGCAGCGGACATGCCGCTACTCCTAGAACGAGGCAACACCGAATCAGTCGACGGATCATGTTTCTTTCCCCTGCAATAGCACAAGTTAGTTGTTGGTGAATTGGCTGACAAACGGCATCACATCAATCACCACCGTGGCATCGAACGTCTGACCCGTTGGCGGCGTGCCTAAGGTGAGTTCGGGCGTAGGGCGTGAATAGAGTGCGACGAGTTCGAATTGTGAATTCAGCAGCGGAGATCCATTCCAGTTCGTTTCCAGGTGAAGATTAGTTTGATCGGCTGAATCGAAGCCAGCGATGACCAAGCGAGCGTTTGCAAGATCTCCCGCGACACCGCTGGTGTTGCGAACACGCGTGGTTGTTTCAGTGATCGGCAAGGGATTGTTAGGAGGATAGAACGGCGCGAGACGGTCGTAACCGTGGCCAAGCAAGGTCAATCGCTCTTTCGGTGTCAGCGAGGCCGTTTTGGCAATTGGCAGCCAATACGGCAACGACTCTTGAACTTGGATGGCCGCAACGTCGTAATGGCTTGGTTTCTCGGCAATGATCATATAATTGCGATATGCATCTTCGAGAGTCTGAGTCAGTTCGTCGGAGAGCTGATCCATGTTGGTCGATTCGATCTTGGCGTAGATCTGATCGAACTTCGCTTTGGCTTGTTCAGCCTCTTCAAATGAGGCGACATAAGTAGGGTGAGGCGTAAACTTGGTGATCGTAAGTTGTTTGTCTCCAAGTAAGATCACTTGCGGAAACTTCTCACTCAGTAGTTTCGACACCATTTTCACCGTACTGGAAGTCAAAATGGTATGCGGCCCAATTGCGACGCCAGTTCCAATCCGAAAGATCTGCGACTTATCGGCGTTGGCCACGGCAATCACGTAAATGGCATCTTCCCGTTTACCCGTCGGCGTCACGGTCTGAGATACTGGATTACTCTGGGATGGATCTATTTTGACGGTGTTGGCTGCCGTACTGCCATCGTCCTGGTTTTCGATGCTTGTCGAATCAGTATCTGTTATCGTTGGATCGGAATTGCCACCCCATAACACAATGACGAGCACGACCAACAGCACGAGAACCGCTGCGGCTACGCTACTCCCAATCAGCAAATGGAGCGGAAACGAGAGTTCTTCTTCCGTGTTTTGCGGGGAAGGCTCAGGGGGTGGAGTTGGACGTTTGGGAGGCGCCGCAGGCGTACTAAGCTGCGAAGGCATCGGCATCGTGACACTCTTGCCAAGTGTGACGAGGGCATCGGGATGGATCTGCTTGCGTTTGAAGATCCGCTCGCCGTTGACGAACGTCCCGTTGGTGGATTGAAGGTCTTCGATGAAGACTCGCCCTTCATCAAATTCCAGACGGCAATGCTCGCCAGATACCGTGGGCTGATCTACCACGATGTCGCACGTGTCGCGAGCGCCGACAATCCAGACCTTCTTCGATGCCATTCCCCCTAAACCCATCCTTCCTTTTTCATGACAACACGCAGCGCATTCTGCATCTCACGAGCATTCGGATAGCGCTCGCAGCATTCTGAGCGGAGAGCTGTATCCAGAACTTCCCCCAGGCCTGCATGAAATCCGGGATAACGCTTGCGCATAGATTGTATTTCACCGTGGAGAACTAATGCTAACGAATCACTCCCCTTTTCGTCTCCCCGAGGAAATCGCCCCGTGATGATGCGATAGAAACTTGCTGCCAGGCTGAAGACGTCGCTGGCAGGATTCACATACTTGTAATCGGTGAGTTGCTCGCGCGGCATGTAGGGAAGGCTACCCGTGTAGGCGCCCGTTACCGTCATTCCAGAAAAGCCGGCTTGCTCGAACGCTTTGTTGAGTCCGAAGTCCGAGATCTTCGGAATCCAGCGTTTCTCTTTCCTCGTCGCCAATAGGTTCGAGGGCTTAATGTCTCGGTGGACCATCCCTTTTTCATGAGCATAGGCGAGGCCATCAAGCAACAGATATAGCGAGACGGCAACGTGCTTGGCTTGCAGCGAGTTCTTTTTTGAACGGAACAAGCGAGCCAGCGAGCCTCCATCACAGTATTCGGTGACAAAGTAGAACTCGTTGCCTAAACCCCCGGCACCGTAAAGTTGGACGACGTTTCGATGTCGGAGACGAGCGTTGACTTCCATCCCTTTCAGGAATTCTCCGCGAGCATCGTGAGCCACATTAACCCGGGAAGCGAGTAGCTTAACGGCCACAGGGTTTCCGTCGATCGTTCGTTTCGCGAGAAACGTTTCGCCCAGTCCACCTGTGCCGAGGGACTGTTCGAATTCGAATCCGTCCAGAATCGGAAATTCACCAGGCTGACGTTTAGGTGGCGTGTAAGGAGCTGGTTCATGCTGACCGACGTTGCTGCCAAAGGCACCCTTAGATGTATTAGCACCTTCGACCATCGTTGCCCGGCCAGCGATCTGTGCGATTTCGTCCATGCGATCCGCCGGCTCGCTAATGGTACGGCGACCTACGTCACTGGCTACGCTTGGCGGAATCTCAACGATCGTTTGCCGACCGACATTACCGGGAGGAGTCGGCGGAAGCTCGTTAATCGTTTGCCGGCCCACTTGCGAATTGGCGTTGGGGACCGGTAGTTCGGTGATTGTTCGACGAATGTCGTTTCCTGCGTCAGATTCTTCTTCGCGTTCGTCATAGCGGCCAAAGTCGTAGGTCGCGGAGATGTCTTTCTTTTCTTCGACGAAGATTTGAAAGACGGTCTTGCCGGCGGTGATAACATCGCCATTGGTCAAGTCGACGGTTGGACCACCAGCCTTGGCCTCTTCTTCAGAGGCAGCGAACGTGGAACGCCCACCGTGCTTCGTACCATTGACGAACGTTCCGTTCCGGCTACCCAAGTCTTTGAGGCGAGAGAGGGGCGGATTGACTTCCAGCATGAAATGATGGCGAGAAACGAACGGGTCTTCCTGAATGGAAGCATGGCAGTGCTGCTCGTCCCTACCAAACAGGAAGATGTCGTGGTCTGCAAACGAAAAGACCCGTCCTTGCATGGGGCCTTTCTTAACTTCGATCCGAATCAAATGACGTCTCCGCAGGGGAACTTGCGGCTCATGCCTGACAACAGCGGGTTACCAATCAGGACGCAGGAAGTCTCCAACCCTGGGCATCGCCATCTACCCTCGTCGAAGAAACACCAATCCTGAAATCTAATTCGCGGGAACCTAAGTCGTTATCGATGGTTGCGGCAGGAAGTTGCCTAGTTTTCCCCAATTGTGACCGATGTATCGTAATCCATTGACGGCGGACGCCTCAGAATGCCAAGCCCCAGGCCGAAGCAGCCGATCCAGCGGAACATCCGTTCCTGTAACAGTTTATCCTATCAAATATCATCGATTCTAAGCTGCACGGATCCAAGCTTGCAAACTCTTTTCTTCGGCGAGTTTACGCGAAAATAGATGCCCACGTTAGGATCCTAAGGTGATAGAGAGGTCCCTGTTGTGATATGCATTCTATCCCAGAGCGAAGGTGTGAATGGTCGGTGGTATGAGCCGACAAGATCAATTCAATCGAGTACTGCTGTTCCGCGAATTATTGAAGGGCTACTCTGGTTATAAAAAAAGTGACCAAAAGAGCGGTTTTTAGACTTCGCGCGGAGCGAACGTCCAGGTACCAAGCTTGTTGCCATCGAGCGTGCTGGCGGTGAGTGTCATTTCTTCAGCGTCCGCAGAAGCTCGAATAATCGTTCCTCGCGATAAGCTCGGCCCGCCACCGACGATCTGAGCGTAAGTATGTTCCGCAGTTGGTTCGTCATACCGGAAACGGTGTGTATGCCCAGAAGCAACCAGTTGCACTCCTGCTTTCGCAAGATGCGGATGCCAGGCGCGTTGGGACTGTCGAGAGTAACTGGCATAGCCATCGAGCGTGTCGCCTGGGTTGTCGCCTGGACGGCCCCACAGCGGGATATGACAGAACACAACGATGTATGGTGCCGAGGCAATTTCATCCCGTTTGAGTGTTTCGGCCAACCATTCACCCTGAGCTTCTCGGTATGGCTCGAAGTTTACCAGTCCGGCGAATACGGGATGCGCGTCTGGTTTGTCCTCTCCCGTATCGAGACCGATGATCGCCATCGGTCCCTGACGCACGGCGAACGAACGTCCAAGTTCGCCTTGGTTGGGCCAATCAAGCATGGCCTGGGAAAGGGCTCTCGCATGAACACCGCGTACATCATGATTGCCGCTGGTGAATAGCACAGGACGCTCGGTGGCATAACCACCGCCGGCAGGTTCCAGGATTTGCTCCACAATCTGATCATCCGAACGGACATCATTGAACACGTCGCCATTCCAGACTGTGAAGTCGACAGATTCTTTCGACAACTGTTCCGTAATACTACGAAGGACCTCTGGCTTCTCATGGGTATCGTTGATCATGGCGAACGAAGCCGAGGGAGCAGAGGCATCGAGAGTATGGAAGGCGAATGTTTCGCCGACGACCGGTTCACCTTGTTGGATCTGGTAGGCGTTCTTGAATTCGATCGGTGCCGTAACGGTCCGGTAGTAGATCTTTTGGCCCGTTGGCAGATCGTTCAAACGAGCCGAAAGGAAACGCGTACCCAACTGATTTAACCCATTACTGGAAGCGGTTGCTCGCTTACCTAATTCTGGCGTTGTGCCGTATTCGATCCAACCTGTTGCAAGTTCTGGCGTCGACCAGGCGACCGATATGCTGCTCGCGGTCGGCGTTTGAAGCACCGGCAATCCCGATTTGGTTTGCGGCGCTACCGGCTGCTGAGCAGATACGGCCTGCGACATGACGCCTGTTCCAATCGCGATGGAAGAAACGGTTGTCAGAAAATCACGGCGATTGGAAGGCGAGTGGTTCGCAGCGGAAGGGTCGATCGGCATCGTAAGTTCCGGGAGAGGAAGAAGATCATGTCGCTGGGCAGATTCCAGCGACTTCTCTCTAACCCTAACTGCCTTGCGCGAAAACGTAAAGTCAGCCGTTCTCTTTTGTCATCGTTCGGGACGGTAAGTCATACAGCTAATATGATCCTACCCTAAGCATTTACACGTTCTGAGGGATGATTCTCTGGCGCTTCGGAATTGAGATTGTGATCGACGCCTGTGATCAGCCGTGCGGAGCGGCCGAACGTTACGAAGCTCCAAATCCATTGGACAAAGACCAGGATCCGACTCTCGAACAAGCTGAGATTGGCAATGTGAATTACCAGCCAAAGCATCCAAGCCATGAAGCCACTGATTTGCCAGCCAGCGATGTGAGCCACCGCAGCCGATCGTCCGATCGTAGCGAGGCTTCCTTGATGATGGTAGTGGAACGGCTCTCGCTTGGATGTCCTACCCGCCTGTTCGGCGGACAACTCATTACGGATCAACTTCGCAACGTACTTACCTTGCTGCATTGCGACTGGAGCAATGCCAGGAAGCGGACGGTCGTCAGGGCCGTTGCAGGCCGCCATGTCCCCAATCACGAAAACGTTCGGGTGGCCAGCGAGGCTTAGGTCGGACTTCACAGCGACACGACCAGCCCGATCGATGTCGGCTCCTGCTTGTTGGCCCAAGCACTTTGCCAACGGAGATGCCTCGATTCCGGCGGCCCAGAGGATGGTCGTGGCTGGCAAGAGCTCTTCGTTGTTATCCTGCGAACCCAACGTCAATAAACCTTCCTCGACTTGAAGCACGCGAGTCTTGCACCGGACGTTGACTCCTAAACGTTCGAGCGAATCTTTGGCTTTGGAGGATAGCTTGGGAGGATACATTCCGAGGATACGATCTGCGGCTTCGACCAGAATGATCTTGGCCGACGATGGGTTGATCTTGCGGAACTCGAACTCCATCGTGTGTCGAGCAATCTCGGCAAGTGAGCCAGCCAACTCCACGCCGGTTGGGCCTCCACCCACGATCACGAACGTCAGCAGCTGTTGTCGCCGCATCTCATTAGTTTCGTTTTCTGCTGCTTCAAATGCCGATAGAATTCGGCGACGGATCTCGGTCGCGTCTTCGATAGTCTTTAAGCCAGGAGCCGCCGGTTCCCATTGACCGTTACCGAAGTAGCTGTGGCGGACACCAGCCGCAACGACAAGGTAGTCGTACGACAAGTCATGTCCATCGGTCAGCATGACCATTTTTAGATCTAGGTCGATGTCGGCCACCTCGTCCAAACAAACCGAAACGTTCCAATGTCGACGCAGCAGATTGCGGAGCGGGGCGGCAATGTTCGCGGGGGATAGGCTGCCGGTTGCGACTTGGTAGAGAAGTGGCTGAAAGAGGTGAAAGTTGCGGCGATCGACGAGCGTGACGCGGGTCTCGCTGCGGCCAAGATTACGGGCGACTGCAAGCCCACCAAAGCCACCTCCGATCACGACAACGCGTGGCAGCGTGTCGCCCGACTGAGCAAAACGTTCGCGGGCTTTGTACCATCGCCAAACATCAATCGAACGGGAAACGGTAATCATTAGTGTGATGACGGTCAGCGGCAAAGCGAACCAGATCATCAGCACCTCGAACGCCGGCAAGGCTTCGCTGCCGGTGGCAGAAAGAACCAATGCCGCAATGTAGGCGACGTAGTAGGCCACGAAGAGCACACCTTCACCGCGAGCGATGCGATGCCCGGTAAAGAAGACCGGTAGACAAGCTGCTGCTACCGCGATCATCACAGGTAAGTCGAATTGCCATGCTTGCTCAGCAACTGCGATTCCGCCTGGATGTACTGCAGCGGAGAGTCCCAGCACACCTAACAAGTTGAAGATATTGCTACCGACCACATTGCCAACGGCAATATCGCGTTCACCACGCATCGCCGCAATCAGTGAGGTCGCCAGCTCAGGGAGCGAAGTTCCGCAAGCAACGATCGTCAACCCGATCACTAGTTCGCTCACACCCAAACCGCGAGCGATACTCGTGGCACCATCGACCAGGAATTTCGCACCCACGACCAGCAAGATCAAGCCACCGACGACTAGGACAATCTGCCAGAGGAACTTCGACCAGGGCGAACGGTTTGCTTCATCGGAATCTTCCGTCTGACGATAGGCCTCGTCGTATTCTTGCTTTACGGCGGCTGATTCTTGTCGACCCA
It encodes the following:
- a CDS encoding FHA domain-containing protein gives rise to the protein MASKKVWIVGARDTCDIVVDQPTVSGEHCRLEFDEGRVFIEDLQSTNGTFVNGERIFKRKQIHPDALVTLGKSVTMPMPSQLSTPAAPPKRPTPPPEPSPQNTEEELSFPLHLLIGSSVAAAVLVLLVVLVIVLWGGNSDPTITDTDSTSIENQDDGSTAANTVKIDPSQSNPVSQTVTPTGKREDAIYVIAVANADKSQIFRIGTGVAIGPHTILTSSTVKMVSKLLSEKFPQVILLGDKQLTITKFTPHPTYVASFEEAEQAKAKFDQIYAKIESTNMDQLSDELTQTLEDAYRNYMIIAEKPSHYDVAAIQVQESLPYWLPIAKTASLTPKERLTLLGHGYDRLAPFYPPNNPLPITETTTRVRNTSGVAGDLANARLVIAGFDSADQTNLHLETNWNGSPLLNSQFELVALYSRPTPELTLGTPPTGQTFDATVVIDVMPFVSQFTNN
- a CDS encoding FHA domain-containing serine/threonine-protein kinase, which codes for MQGRVFSFADHDIFLFGRDEQHCHASIQEDPFVSRHHFMLEVNPPLSRLKDLGSRNGTFVNGTKHGGRSTFAASEEEAKAGGPTVDLTNGDVITAGKTVFQIFVEEKKDISATYDFGRYDEREEESDAGNDIRRTITELPVPNANSQVGRQTINELPPTPPGNVGRQTIVEIPPSVASDVGRRTISEPADRMDEIAQIAGRATMVEGANTSKGAFGSNVGQHEPAPYTPPKRQPGEFPILDGFEFEQSLGTGGLGETFLAKRTIDGNPVAVKLLASRVNVAHDARGEFLKGMEVNARLRHRNVVQLYGAGGLGNEFYFVTEYCDGGSLARLFRSKKNSLQAKHVAVSLYLLLDGLAYAHEKGMVHRDIKPSNLLATRKEKRWIPKISDFGLNKAFEQAGFSGMTVTGAYTGSLPYMPREQLTDYKYVNPASDVFSLAASFYRIITGRFPRGDEKGSDSLALVLHGEIQSMRKRYPGFHAGLGEVLDTALRSECCERYPNAREMQNALRVVMKKEGWV
- a CDS encoding metallophosphoesterase family protein, with product MPIDPSAANHSPSNRRDFLTTVSSIAIGTGVMSQAVSAQQPVAPQTKSGLPVLQTPTASSISVAWSTPELATGWIEYGTTPELGKRATASSNGLNQLGTRFLSARLNDLPTGQKIYYRTVTAPIEFKNAYQIQQGEPVVGETFAFHTLDASAPSASFAMINDTHEKPEVLRSITEQLSKESVDFTVWNGDVFNDVRSDDQIVEQILEPAGGGYATERPVLFTSGNHDVRGVHARALSQAMLDWPNQGELGRSFAVRQGPMAIIGLDTGEDKPDAHPVFAGLVNFEPYREAQGEWLAETLKRDEIASAPYIVVFCHIPLWGRPGDNPGDTLDGYASYSRQSQRAWHPHLAKAGVQLVASGHTHRFRYDEPTAEHTYAQIVGGGPSLSRGTIIRASADAEEMTLTASTLDGNKLGTWTFAPREV
- a CDS encoding calcium/sodium antiporter; protein product: MIASLLIVVGLVALVVGAELLVRGASKLAASAGISSLIIGLTVVSFGTSAPELAVSLTSSLTGSSDVAVGNVAGSNIFNVLLILGISALITPLIVDQKLVRFDVPLILIISIVVWLFAYDLQISQLEGGLLFAGLIAYTIRCILVGRQESAAVKQEYDEAYRQTEDSDEANRSPWSKFLWQIVLVVGGLILLVVGAKFLVDGATSIARGLGVSELVIGLTIVACGTSLPELATSLIAAMRGERDIAVGNVVGSNIFNLLGVLGLSAAVHPGGIAVAEQAWQFDLPVMIAVAAACLPVFFTGHRIARGEGVLFVAYYVAYIAALVLSATGSEALPAFEVLMIWFALPLTVITLMITVSRSIDVWRWYKARERFAQSGDTLPRVVVIGGGFGGLAVARNLGRSETRVTLVDRRNFHLFQPLLYQVATGSLSPANIAAPLRNLLRRHWNVSVCLDEVADIDLDLKMVMLTDGHDLSYDYLVVAAGVRHSYFGNGQWEPAAPGLKTIEDATEIRRRILSAFEAAENETNEMRRQQLLTFVIVGGGPTGVELAGSLAEIARHTMEFEFRKINPSSAKIILVEAADRILGMYPPKLSSKAKDSLERLGVNVRCKTRVLQVEEGLLTLGSQDNNEELLPATTILWAAGIEASPLAKCLGQQAGADIDRAGRVAVKSDLSLAGHPNVFVIGDMAACNGPDDRPLPGIAPVAMQQGKYVAKLIRNELSAEQAGRTSKREPFHYHHQGSLATIGRSAAVAHIAGWQISGFMAWMLWLVIHIANLSLFESRILVFVQWIWSFVTFGRSARLITGVDHNLNSEAPENHPSERVNA